In the genome of Centropristis striata isolate RG_2023a ecotype Rhode Island chromosome 6, C.striata_1.0, whole genome shotgun sequence, the window tctttcggccgtcccattcatttcaatgcaaaattttgagcagtttttcgcgacttacgtcgcgaaaaattcgtattccaaagagaaaagtaatagcacaccgatcccgatcaaaccgcacgttttgatatataatttgtcctgcaactcttcaagttgcaggactagtagcgggacgaaattgcgtccggaagaggaagaagaagaaatccacagtataacagtagtgcagcactggtcccatcagatattgctgtatgggaccagtgctcggtgcgattgccccgaggccctaataaacaCATGCGCTGCAGACAATAACCAGTGGCAAATGATACGTAACAATATCATCCCAGAGAAAGTAGCCAGGCCCAACCTGAACTCTGTGTGACGCTCTGCAGGAAATAAAAGCTTTGCCTTCACTACAATTTGTTAAACTATCAGAGCAGTTTTTCCTCTCATACTCCAACATGTTGCTCTCTCTATCTCCAGCACCTGGATCTTATAAAACACAGGGACAGTCTGCGGTGATGGTGAcaggagagagaatgagagtgtgtgagagtgaaaaagtGAAAGAGCAAGCgagaggatggagagagacagtgagagagtgagagatggATGATgaagtgagagagtgagagatggATAGAGTGAGTAggtgagagagaagaggaacCCAGCATCATTAGCTAGATGTTCTCTACAGCTCGTccatcctgtctgtctgctgtcctCAGGGCTCAGCATCACTCAACACCTGACCCACATTACTCAAAGTTTATTCTAACATTACTCAAAGTTTATTCTAACATTAGTCAAAGTTTATTCTAACATTACTCAAAGTTTATTCTAACATTAGTCAAAGTTTATTCTAACATTAGTCAAAGTTTACACTAACATTACTCAAAGTTTATTCTAACATTACTCAAAGTTTATTCTAACATTACTCAATGTTTACACTAACATTACTCAAAGTTTATTCTAACATTACTCAAAGTTTATTCTAACATTAGTCAGTTCTTTACCTCTGAAACTCTCTCACAGATTCTCTACATTCTATTAACTGTGTTGGCCCACATAATATTTGCTTGCTCTCACTTTCTGAGCTTTTCGGAccacaaaaatgttgaaaagcaTTATAATGTCTCGTAGTTATGAGGACATGTCAGGTTAATATAACAGGCATATTCATTAAGGCAAGCACACATTCCCCTGGAGGTCCACATTTATATAAATGATGAAGTTTAGAGTCCGTGGAACAGAAATGACCTCAAACCAATTTATATGATAGAGAAAATATCTTATAAGGGTCAATGTAACTTCCTCATATGTTTCTATGTGAACATCACACTGGAGCCGTTTCCTGTTCAGCATCAAGAACAGAACAATGCTGCCTTCACTAGAGagaaatatactttatatatatattatatactttatatctataaatataCTTTATAGTGGAGTTCAACAATGGAAATTACATTTCTACATAGCTGTAAGTTGAGATCATACAGCCAGCATTCCTTAACCCTCTGTGCCCactttaataataattcatttaatttacgACCCTTTCAGGCCTTTAAGGctgaaaatgacccaaaaaaaacatgatagaaactttacagattaatatatttttttctacttttttcacataaacctcttaaacaacttccgccctgctcaaaactaccaaaaatgcatcaaaatcaactATGTTCTTAAtttttgacatatccaaggctgtgaaaTAACAAATGCTCcagccaaaaatatttttataatgtggaaaatttttgtctgttttttcttttgacatcatgtaatcaaactggcatttaaagggttaaaaatctttgaattttattattttccacattttaaaaatatttttggctggagcatttgttttttttcacagccttggatatgtcaaagattaagaattttttttgattttgatgcatttttggtagttttgagcagagCGGAAGTTATTAagttaagaggtttatgcagaaaaaagtagaaaaaactattaatctgtaaagtttttatagcattttttgcaggtggacattttcagcctaaAGGGCCTGAAAGGGTTGTACATTTCTACAGCGTGTATTATAGacccattaaaaaaattgaaatctgaatttcaaaatatatatattaaaaaaaatggtaacgctttataataaggtccttaataaccattaattaacaagtaataaggcattgttcttgctttagatccggtagctgcaaaaagcatagttaacttatagttaacttataatagatgagcaataaagtatattttaatatcaataagcaaacaaaataagatgaataaaggcatggcaaagacataatgggtgggtcatgggtgtttgtaatgccattagtaacacttatataagcttataaacacacaataatgttaataagcatcttgtaaggacttacaaggaccttattacttgttaattaatggttattacaaggaccttaatataaagcgatACCAAAAATCCTTCTTCTAAAAATCATGtaatttgcagtatcacagcaaACAAAATGATTGTCAAAacgaaagtgaaaaatgacaaacatggcTGAAGATGTCCCTAGTGGTCCTAGAGGTTAATAAATCCTTTTACCTCTGTTACCTGAAATACTGAGATCGATCTGGAGGTTTAAGATGTGTAAAGgtaggcctgggccgataatcaataaatcaattaatcgcacgataaatgaaatgaactcaataattttgccggcctcgatatatcgccatgcgtgtttgttttcctggtctgttgcctccaagcaggctggatgaccagagggttcactctgtgctggATCTCTTTTGTTCCAcagcagaatgagcggagtgaaccctcctgtcagtcatccaggctctgtgtctctgtggggaaggctgggccgctagcattggctacacagagtgcagcaggtgagcctcgtgcggagcaacgccaggaaaaaagatgattgcaaagccaaacGCCACAGCCCCGCtgtgggaatatgtcggtttcaaacccaatgaaaaaggtgagcccatcaacacacggaccAGCCTGTATGCccaatttgttcaaaagtggtggcaacaaaaaaagccaccacaacaaacttgcatgcccatctaaagcagaaccacccgacccagttttcccagctggggtaaaaaactgcacctggagatgcagagccttcgtcccgacagtcaacactggtcgacaaagtaaatataaacgctgtgcgctcacagaaagtggagtttgctacatcgcaaaataaatgctgcccttttgttttatttatttaggatatttaaacgttcttaaaattacaattacaatggtaaaaaacactgagaaataaaagtgtattgtatttgaaagggtgtgcattattattatatattatcatgttgacaataatatcgtttatcggcaataatttgtgggacaatatatcgtccagcaaaatttgttatcgtcccaggcctatGTAAAGGTTGAACTTTTAGAGTGAGGATGTCATTAAAAGAGCAGCTTGTTCCTTCATGACAGGTTCTGAACTGACCGTGTCCCTGCAGCTCGCTCCAGGACCCTGCTGGGGTCTCCTCGAGGCGGCTGGCGTCCCAGAGACTCTGGAGGCCTCCAACAGGTCCGAGGCCCTGCTGATCACTAAGGGGACTGGGAGGAATGAGGGGAATGATTATTAGTGATGCTTTGACATACAGATGTACACTGGATTCACTTTTAAAGAGGTCAGCAGTGGAGTAGTGTTACTGTGTTCCATAATGGCATAATGCTTTTATAATGAGACGGATCATCTGCACATGCAACCATCACCtttactgtgtttgtttcttctgaGGAACGTGGGTATTGTGTTGGGAGCAGGTCTGAGTCCACCAGGATCACTTGTGTTTCTCTCAGACAGAGAGGATCCCTggataaaaaacatgaatgttttaTAGAGGGAAAAACATCcatcttaacccttaataaccCATTGAcacctaaaacttcctgtaaaacctctgggcgattataaaatcagcccctaaaacctgaagtttttctggaaattcaacagaagtgtcaactcttctactaaataatagatttttcagcctctgtagcagatagaaatgaaattcaaaaagtatttgagagcttatacaaatactacaaaacgacgtatcagctttccaggcttcaatgggttaataggacactcattgaaatacttgcaaattccaaatttcaaccctagagaatattggaggatattacatacagccagaatgtgtaaaaaacatacgaaaataatatattgagaaaaaagtttacgagattaaagtggcaaatctacaagaaaaaaatgtgcaggtttatgagatttaaagtggtgaatctgggggaaaaaagtgtttttttcccacttttgtctcgtaaatctgcgactgttttcgtgcagatttgccactttaaatctcttaaatctgcaacttttttcttgtagatttgacactttaaaactcttaaatctgtaacttttttcttgtagatttgccactttaatctagtaaatttgcaacttttttctcgaaatattatctgttactaaatatagttctttgcctgataaagggttaaaaatactAGATTGTACACTGttgcactaataataaaaaaactcatTGTTTTTTTGAGAGTTAACTTCTGAATCTAGTCCAGTAGGAAAAGCAACATCAGCTAACTTTAGTATTCATTTAACCTTCTTTGAtgttggggtgaactgtccctttaaggctcTCTTGAAGCCCACTAAATGGTTATAACAGCGTATTTTAACTCTATTACCTGAACAAAGTGATGTAGGATGGAGAGGTCTGACTCAGCTCTGGAGCTTCCTGTTTGTCTCTGAGCGCTGCTCCAATCAAACGACGACCTGTACGTCTTGTTGCTCAGCAGAGACGAGTCATTAGTGTCACCCAGCAGCGTTTCTTCTGCTGGAGACTGTTGATAGCATGCAGCACTGCTGGTTTCTGATGATGCATTACTCTCATGGCTTGGATGGGCAGCCGGCTTCAATGCAGTTTCACTTTTAGTCTTGTTTGAATCTACGGCGTcttctattttgtcattttttaggtTCTCCTGACCGCGGCCAGTCTCGGTCTGAGATTCAGGGTCCAATGTGATCTCAGCACAGATGTTCTTCAGGTCAGATGTTTCCAGAGGTTCCTGGGTTTTCTCACAGGCAGCGTTTTCATATGTGTCTATATTTAACTCTCCTTCTATCTCTCTATATCTACTAGAAACATCTTCACCACCAGCTAGCAGAGACTTCAGCTGTCCTCTCTGAGGTAAAACTTCTGTAACGTCAGAAAGTTTACTaggttctgttgttgttgttgttgttgttgttgttgcctcaAACTCTTGGATAGTGACAGTTCCACCTGACTGGGCAGCTACTGGTGCCGTACTGGTTGGTGAGCTCCAGACACTGGACAGGTTCAGAGGTCCAGGAGGATCAGTACTGGTTGTTGGTGTGTTGGATGGTTTCTCCTCCATGTGTTCCTCATGTTTACCTGTCTGGCCTGACTCATGTTTACCTGTCTGGCCTGACTCATGTTTACCTGTCTGGCCTGACTCATGTTTACCTGTCTGTGCTGACTCATGTTTACCTGTCTGGCCTGACTCATGTTTACCTGTCTGGCCTGACTCATGTTTACCTGTCTGTCCTGACTCAGTATAACAGCTGTCTATCACAGCTTGAATGACAGAGTTTGGCCCCTGATGGAGACGTTGGTGCTGATCAGAAGAGAAGGTTTGTGGTTCCCTCCTGGTCTCATGGCCTTTGTTCTCATGTCTGGAGTCCTCATGTCTCTGTGAGGCCTCCAGTGTCTGTGAGTCCCTGGAGTCCTCATGTCTCTGTGAGGCCTCCAGTGTCTGTGAGTCCCTGGAGTCAATGCCCGGCTGAGTGCTGATCTCCTCCGTGGTCCTATCAGCCGTCTGAGCTgctatctgtctctctgctgtgtgttgccctgtctttcctctctgctctagTCCACATGTccctcctccagctgctctatCATGTGTTCCTGTTCCAGCCTGTTTAAGGTCCCCAGTATTCTGTGCTGTCCCCTGGCTGTCCTCTGGTCTGTCTGGCTGTCCTCTCTGTTCTCCTGCATCATCCTCATCCTCTCCTTGGATCTCTGGTCTGTTCCCCTGCTGCTCCTCGTTGCTCTCCCCAGCTTCTCTCTTGTTTTCTACTAGTTTCCCATCATGATTCTCTCTCATCCCTCTGTTCCCTTCATCAGTCTGTAGTTTGCTCAGTGAGTCAGCAGGTCCATGGCTGTGATCACCAGGCCTTGATACAGTTGATGCTGTTGGAAAAAAACAGCTGGTTGAACTGTACTCTTCATAAAAATGCCATGTcaaaaaaactgcattaaaaatggtttgcattataatattataatattataatgcaAAAATTGCTTGTGTGCTGACTTCTAACTATAGAACAAGTAACATTTTATCTactgtatgtttatatttatctgGCTGACCTCCAGAGGGACCCAGCTCAGTAACAGCTGCTGAGTCCTGCAGACCGTCTGGGGTTCTGCTCTGACTGGAGGCCAGATGCTGCACACTGCTAAAGCTAGTTAGCTCAGAGCTGGAGGTGGCTTCATGAacagtctcctctcctctgagtTCCTCCTCTACAGAGTGACAGATCTCTGTAGAAACACCTCGCTGACTGCTGCCTCTCATCTgtgtcaacaaaaataaaacatgcctCAGATTCAACATTGCTGTTATGTCACAGATTTACCAAATCTATATACTGAGATGACAATTCTGCTTTATATCCTGCTCTGGCTAAGACAACAGCAGCCCAGGCATACAACATAGGAACAGTTacagagaattaaaaaaatgtcatcataTCCTTTATAACATAGGAGCAAATACTTCAGTCAAATAACTCTACTCCTCAACATATGTGGAGTCTAAAGCGTCTAAAGAGTTTTCCATGTCACGAAGGTGGACCTTTTTTTCTTAGTAACCATGGCAACTAATGTGACGCTATCATGGCTGTGACATGTTTTTGAGTTTCACCTTGCAATCAGCTAAAAAGTGCCCCTTCTCAGCTTTAGGGAATACATTATATATGCAAAAAACTTGTTGGAGCGTAATTGAACTCAGCAGTTTAATTACAATATTGGTAACggtttataataaggtccttaataaccattaattaacaagtaataaggcattgttctggctttagatccggtagttgcaaaaagcatagttaacttatagttaacttataatagatgagcaataaagtatattttaatatcaataagcaaacagaataagattaataaaggcatggcaaagacataatgggtgggtcatgggtgtttgtaatgccattattaacactgatataagcttataaacacacaatgttaataagcatcttgtaaggacttacaagggccttattacttgttaattaatggttattacaaggaccttaatataaagtgttacccagtcGTGGTaaacttgagtcatgatacgatattattctgattttaagcattttgtgatatggtgagtattgcgatacaatatattgagatttaactgtttaactgcattttatgtccacaaaattaaatttaaccaagaattgttttgtccaataagagaacattctcagtctattcTCACTTCCGTCTTTTTTATTCCTCCACAATGagagcctgttttcatttaGATAGCATGAcctcagaggtcacatgaccgctttgaaaatcaacatgaaacataaaaaaataggctaactttgcagcgttatgtcgacaacttcctgacacaatATCCTGGCACAGATTCCTTAAATCTTCTGTTTTCATGTGatatcagtatctccagtatattttaaaaagtgagcCTGATATGATGTAATACTGACGGCCAGCAGGAACGCTAAATATGGATACtcggcggccatgaatcgatataatatcgccaCGCCACGTATCATGATACTATGCtatatcgatttttcccccatcTTTAATGCTGACTCTACCAGAACCATTCTGTAAAATCACAGgtagcatttattaatataaccCAGATGATATGGGGATGatgtgaaaaacataataaaaccaaaatgcaaattttttaaaaatctttttcaaaaatcttttctgaatacagtacaaagacaagtaATCCAATGCTGAAACTGGAaaacttttttgtaaaaataatcaCTGGGGGTTTTAGCTCACTATTGTATTAATCAGTATGATCTTTACTTGCATGGACACAGAATGTGTATTGATATTTATCACAGATGATATtcaatcaataaaatgtatctttcaCTGTGATTTGGCCAAAAACTGCAGTGATTTCCATGTTTCCTTCATGATAGGGGCGTTTCCATTCGGGCCCCGTCCTCTCACTCAGTGTGTCTCCATTATAAAAAAGGCCCAGAGAGATTCATGAGACTCTGGAGTTGACGTGTGGTTTTTGATTGTTGTGTAATtgttagcgacagtttcgaccgtgacatCACAAACACGACGGATTTAACACGGGAGACGTGCCAAAACATAAACACTAAGGAAGAGACGGCGAGTTGGAAGCAGAGCTGCTGTGGTTCTTATCGCTGTCTTCATGCACATCACAGTGATTATAATTGCTTTGACTACTTGCTAATATgccggcttttaaaaatggcgcgtgttgttgtcgagtgtcacatcccgcttagcgttctatccaatcagcaaccaggattCATTCAGGGAGAAACATGGCTCTACTCTTTGACAGGGCCAAGAAACAGCTGGTCAAACAGCCGTGAGGGGCTCACAGTCACAGTAGAGTGTTTCTGTGAAGGAGCCTCATTCTGGGTAGTCGTAGAAACGCACCTTAAGGAACAGTTTCTGATCTAAATGTAGTTCTTGACCGTGACGTTTAAATATGATGCTAAAGTGTTAGAGCAGTAAAATATACATGTGTTGCAttagaaagaaacagaaacattgagAGTCACAGAGGGCTAAATCAATGTTCAGTAGTCATGTCAGGTTTCCAGGACTGAAATAGATTTCTCTTTATGTGAAttaatcaacctggtctcacaggaatccgtgaaatagccacggattcactcaaatttccaaatttttttatttggatttggctacaatacaagttaatgccagtcatatcccgtggctattccatggatatttgttcctattggtttgttccaagtcacgtgactttcaaggtcccggcggtcagaacaaaaaacatggcggacagttctctcatttttagtgaaaaaaatcaacattttgacttagtttctgcataaaaatggattttgatcacatttgtaacgagaaatatatgttttattttctaaatcttcactcagtgaatgtacataatcactttgtatgttggaatagccacgggatatgactggcattaacttgcattgtagccaaatccgtgtcagtttcacggatatttgagtgaatccgtggctattccacggattcctgtgagaccaggttggaattAATCTATTAGCTGTACATTAGCAGCACCTGTATGCTTTGGTTACCCATGGCAACTGTCTATGTGTCTGTACCTCTATTTGCTGCATGTGCTGAGGCTGACCTCTGGCCTGAGAGGAGAGTTCAGCGTGTTCCTGATGGAGCTCATCATGAGCCTGTTTCACTGCTTTAAcctcctgctgctctctctccatgcaacacacaaacactgacttCTGTTCAATACAAACACAAGACacatttaaaggaacactccaccgttttttcatattaaaacatgttattgggtcaagtaagacgagttgatacagacctcttgcgtctcaatgcgtgcactcaatcgccctggcgcgcggcgccacttggctagcacttagcttagcccagttcattcattaggatccaaacagatggacagttagaagcgaccaaactcctccacgttttccctatttaaatacagctacaccaGTAGTTAAACCACcaagtaatatcatcactcctgacggaagtgagagggaacggaagtgatgatattactgcgccgagtcgaagtgctcccaagtgctattccgccatacattatagttctcctttttatccgcttagaaaagcgccacgttttattttgtgtcgccatacttggtggtttaactactcgtgtagctgtatttaaatagggaaaacgtggaggagtttggtcgcttctaactgtccatctgtttggatcctaatgaatgaactgggctaagctaagtgctagccaagtggcgccgcgcgccagggcgattgagtgcacgcattgagacgcaagaggtctgtatcaactcgtcttacttacccgaataacatgttttaatatgaaaaaacggtggagtgttcctttaaaagaCACGATCGCTCTTTAGAGATATTTCAACATGACAAACAACTAATCAGCAACATTTTTCCTTTGTTCTGACATCACAATGTAACCTAGCAGCAGCTTTATAAAAGGTCCCCACAGTTCTTGTTGTACCTCTTTGTCCCAGCTGCTCTGTGCAGCAGCGTAGCTCTCCATCAGCTCGGCCAGCTCCTCTTCTATTGCTCTGGTCTTCTCTTGCATCGCCCGCTGTTCCTGCTTAAGGGCCTGCAGTAAAATTAATCACCCATaggatttttaatgcaatactaaatttttatgtgtttatttaacgTGAACAGAAGGTCTTAAACAGggcagggggagagagaggactTCTTGCTAATACAAATCAGTTGGCTTGTGTcattttaataatgattttaataaattaatgaataggTGAATTAAAAATGTGAAGGGGGgtacagagagaagaaaagacaaTAATAAACTGTAAAGCAATAAATGGAGAATAAACATGATAAAACTATCATTCAGTTGCGGAGGGGAACCATATTCACTAATATATATGTTGTAATATACAACAACACATTCATCACATTTATGAGAAGAAACGATGGccattatttatttctgtctctgtgtaaaTTCACtgtataatcatttaaatagaCCCTGAAGAATCCCTGATCCTGTTCCCAGGAGGGTTTACCTGCAGAAATACTCACATCTACTACAgacatttatataattatatcatTTACTTATATAAGCATATAGTTAATGGATATATGCACCTAGAAATAAAAGTGAGTGCTGAGTGCATTTTTCCAAGATGAtgattgtttgttgttgtttttttatgcacaatAGTAACATTTCACATACCATGtcagaaatattattattattattattttgtatatatattgttcataattttatatttcttcttgtttaaattgttaatacttttatatttcttgttgaTATTGCTAGTTTACAActgattgttattttattgatgcttcttcTATCTTTGCTGTAACACAGGCAATTGGGATTCAAATTAATTTCTTATCTTTTTCTATATCAAATGTCATAACAACTGTTCTTCTGTGTGGATATTTCTCCGATCATATTTGTatttcacttaaaaatatttatttgaccttGAATTATAACATATTAAGACTCAAAACACACCTATTCCAGTTTTAATCTGAATAATTacaaaatgtgatgtttttcagtttaatcCAGATCACTTACAGGGaggaatttcattttttttttttttaaacataacattATGATTTTAGACAGTTGAATGTGTCTCTGAGATTAACTCCTTCCCTATTCTGCTTTAATATCTTTATTATTCCACCACAATTACAGCCAATCGTGGCTACTTGTGCATAACAAACTGCAGCCAGTGCAGtactgcaaaatgtaaaaatgatttgtgAATTTTGTGACATATTGCttaataaaataacttttgaCTGCAAATAAGTTAATTATATGATAGAGTGACATTGGTTTATAGTCCATGTCTCGTCATCACTTCCACTCTAAACTaggtttctcttcttttttttctttttttgcctttgAGCTGTTCTTCACCTAAGAAAATATaagcaacattttaatataaCTTGTATCTAAACTAATAAACACACACCAAAATGATACTCAACATGGTGTTAATCTATGAAAAACAAGGCAGATTAATATCTGTGGTGATATACACTATGAACAGTTGTGTCTATAACCAGTGCTGTCTGCAGGTCTCTGACCTGGTTCTGCTCTCTCTGAGTCTGTAtctgcagctctgctctgctaacagtctgagtctgagtcagcagcagctgctgggcCTGCTGCAGGGACACCAGCacttcctgcacacacacattacattacatttcattacattacatgacatgacatgtcattacatgacattacattacattacattacattacattacatgtcatttagcagacgcttttgtccaaagcaacttacaataagtgattcaacctgatggtacta includes:
- the LOC131972970 gene encoding FK506-binding protein 5-like, translating into MEQEVSSASCPAESGGTVFLQLLEFKAHLLEAVEELHIHRDAETRFEDQISKLVLDKQELEWEKESLQNQIETEAKQHSESLSDVKKQFQAQIRASEEEKGKYQVSAELKDKEMNNLKEELKALQLLKYNLEKKSSELEQKLSLQSRSKDSQLKQLGEVEKRFSAVSRQCASVKQAHHTLEHNVDEAMKINKKLTTANEKQEATIVSLKKELDEVYNQLMKAKMAPVRQEQVLSPAGREQQVQHLIHRLNMETEMNKKLREENVAVISEKQEVLVSLQQAQQLLLTQTQTVSRAELQIQTQREQNQALKQEQRAMQEKTRAIEEELAELMESYAAAQSSWDKEKSVFVCCMEREQQEVKAVKQAHDELHQEHAELSSQARGQPQHMQQIEMRGSSQRGVSTEICHSVEEELRGEETVHEATSSSELTSFSSVQHLASSQSRTPDGLQDSAAVTELGPSGASTVSRPGDHSHGPADSLSKLQTDEGNRGMRENHDGKLVENKREAGESNEEQQGNRPEIQGEDEDDAGEQRGQPDRPEDSQGTAQNTGDLKQAGTGTHDRAAGGGTCGLEQRGKTGQHTAERQIAAQTADRTTEEISTQPGIDSRDSQTLEASQRHEDSRDSQTLEASQRHEDSRHENKGHETRREPQTFSSDQHQRLHQGPNSVIQAVIDSCYTESGQTGKHESGQTGKHESGQTGKHESAQTGKHESGQTGKHESGQTGKHESGQTGKHEEHMEEKPSNTPTTSTDPPGPLNLSSVWSSPTSTAPVAAQSGGTVTIQEFEATTTTTTTTTEPSKLSDVTEVLPQRGQLKSLLAGGEDVSSRYREIEGELNIDTYENAACEKTQEPLETSDLKNICAEITLDPESQTETGRGQENLKNDKIEDAVDSNKTKSETALKPAAHPSHESNASSETSSAACYQQSPAEETLLGDTNDSSLLSNKTYRSSFDWSSAQRQTGSSRAESDLSILHHFVQGSSLSERNTSDPGGLRPAPNTIPTFLRRNKHSKVPLVISRASDLLEASRVSGTPAASRRPQQGPGASCRDTASRSLSITSPPVSASISASRLSWQTAPGCSRAPGSALAAGSDSDRLSGSQEREDQQSSLRAQISKIEQFLSTERLRLPKRRKTDN